CCGGCATCGTCGGCGCCTCCATCGCCGTGATGGGCATGATCGCCCTGGTGCCGATGCTCAAGTACTCCTACAACAAGGAGCTCAGCACCGGGGTGATCATGGCCAGCGGCTGCCTGGGCATCCTGATCCCGCCCAGCATCATGCTGATCCTGATGGCCAGCTACTCGCCGGTGTCGGTCGGCGCGCTGTTCGCCGGCGCCCTGGTGCCCGGGCTGATGCTCGGCGTGATGTACGCCCTCTACGTGCTGGTGATCTGCCACCTGAAGCCCAGCTACGGCCCGCCGGTCCCCGCCGAGGAACGCGCCGAAACCTCCACCGGCGAGTTGCTGATCATGCTCGGCAAGTACGTGCTGCCGCCGATGGCGCTGATCCTGGGCGTGCTGGGCTCGCTGTTCACCGGCATCGCCACCGCCACCGAGGCCTCGGGCATCGGCGTGGCCATCGCCTTCGTGCTGTTCCTGATCTTCGGCGACCGCAAAGCCTCCACCTGCTACCGCACCCTGATCGAGGCCAGCAAGACCACCACCATGGTGATGCTGGTGCTGGTGGGCGCCACCGCCTTCACCGGCGTCTTCTCGATCGGCGGCGGCATGGAGGTGATCCACGAGGTGGTCATGGCCATGCCCGGCGGCACCACCGGCGCACTGATCCTGATGTTCTTCCTGGTGTTCATCCTGGGCATGTTCCTGGACTGGACCGGCATCGTGCTGCTCAGCTTCCCGATCATGCTGCCCATCGTGGAGAGCATGGGGGTGGACGTGCTGTGGTTCGTGGTGATGGTGGCGGTGGTGCTGCAGACCTCCTTCCTCACCCCGCCCTTCGGCTATGCGCTTTTCTACCTCAAGGGCGTGGCCCCCAAGGGCGTGGAGACGCTGGATCTCTACCGGGCGGTGATCCCCTTCTGCGCACTGATCGTGCTGGCTTGCCTGCTGATGGCCGCCTTCCCGGCGCTGATCACCGGTCTGCCCGCCGTCCTCGTCGGCTACTGAGGCGAGCCACGGCACGACGCCGCCCGCCGCCCCCGCGGCGGGCGGCGTCGCGTCCCGGTGCAGCCTCCCCGGTCAGCTGATAGTATTCTCGCCTGCACTGTCGTCGCATTCAGCCGGTTCACGCCCGCCACCGGAAGGAGTCCATCCTTGTCCCATCCCGCCAGCCGTCGGCCCGCCTCGCCCGCCCGCCGGTGGCCGCTGCGCCTCGATGCCTGGAGCCTGCTGACCCTCGGCATCGCCCTGGTCGTGGCGTTGCCGGTGATCACGGTACTCGCCCATATCATCATGCCCGCCGGCG
The Halomonas sp. M4R1S46 DNA segment above includes these coding regions:
- a CDS encoding TRAP transporter large permease; translated protein: MSAEMLTLFMFGGLLVGLFMGHPLAFVLGGVAVLGAWLGPGANTLGILINNIYGNSMDNYVLVAIPLFILMARFLNDSGVTEKMFESMRLLLANLRGGLALTVVVVSVLLAATTGIVGASIAVMGMIALVPMLKYSYNKELSTGVIMASGCLGILIPPSIMLILMASYSPVSVGALFAGALVPGLMLGVMYALYVLVICHLKPSYGPPVPAEERAETSTGELLIMLGKYVLPPMALILGVLGSLFTGIATATEASGIGVAIAFVLFLIFGDRKASTCYRTLIEASKTTTMVMLVLVGATAFTGVFSIGGGMEVIHEVVMAMPGGTTGALILMFFLVFILGMFLDWTGIVLLSFPIMLPIVESMGVDVLWFVVMVAVVLQTSFLTPPFGYALFYLKGVAPKGVETLDLYRAVIPFCALIVLACLLMAAFPALITGLPAVLVGY